The Streptomyces sp. NL15-2K genome contains a region encoding:
- a CDS encoding ATP-binding protein has product MGSVHGVLAYRPAGLRAYSLLTLPGHDLTSARAARHHVRATARSWGLPVGAADDLESITAELVANALEHSDSRTITVTCALTAEAAAISVTDEGDSRTAVPPLPSRLPGPDQEHGRGLLITEALAARWGTRQSGNGLTVWAEVLADTSSGAAQ; this is encoded by the coding sequence ATGGGGAGTGTCCACGGCGTACTGGCGTACCGCCCAGCCGGGCTCCGGGCGTACAGCTTGCTTACCCTCCCCGGCCACGACCTCACCTCCGCACGTGCTGCGCGGCACCATGTGCGTGCCACGGCCCGGTCGTGGGGTCTGCCCGTGGGCGCGGCGGACGACCTGGAGTCGATCACCGCAGAGCTGGTCGCGAACGCCCTGGAGCACAGTGACAGCCGCACCATCACGGTCACGTGTGCCCTCACCGCCGAAGCGGCCGCGATCAGCGTGACCGACGAGGGGGATAGTCGTACTGCAGTGCCACCCCTGCCGTCTCGGCTGCCTGGACCGGATCAGGAACACGGCCGTGGCCTCCTGATCACCGAAGCGCTCGCCGCCCGCTGGGGCACCCGGCAGAGCGGCAACGGCCTGACCGTCTGGGCCGAGGTACTCGCCGACACCTCCAGCGGTGCCGCCCAATGA
- a CDS encoding helix-turn-helix transcriptional regulator has translation MTATQTGPAGRMQIARGLISLRERCGLTQTQVANRAGVSTTTVSRYEAWQDRARIRWATVKALADACEATPQEREALVAIAKSQADGWWVGNSAVPEWLDPLVSFEHAAAYEHVFANTAIPGLLQTREYAGAIHQAREVRSSNEEIERMVEARMKRQDILERDPALHLWVVLDEAVLRRTVGDTETMVEQLKHLHDVAQSPNIDIQVLPFSAGAHAAGAGHFVILGRDDEREPLNSMAVVYIEMRRRGLYLDDAEDVSAYKLTFDYLRSQAADTLASSRLIARALQELSS, from the coding sequence ATGACCGCCACGCAGACAGGCCCGGCCGGGCGGATGCAAATCGCACGAGGCCTGATCTCCCTGCGCGAGCGATGCGGGCTGACACAGACTCAAGTGGCCAACCGCGCGGGGGTCAGCACCACAACGGTCAGTCGGTACGAGGCGTGGCAGGACCGCGCGCGCATCCGATGGGCCACGGTCAAGGCTCTGGCCGACGCCTGCGAAGCCACGCCCCAAGAACGTGAAGCCCTCGTAGCCATCGCCAAGTCACAGGCCGACGGCTGGTGGGTCGGCAACAGCGCGGTGCCTGAGTGGCTGGATCCGCTCGTGTCCTTCGAGCACGCGGCAGCGTACGAGCACGTCTTCGCGAACACCGCCATTCCCGGCCTGCTCCAGACAAGGGAGTACGCCGGCGCCATCCATCAGGCGCGTGAAGTGCGCAGCTCGAACGAGGAGATCGAGCGGATGGTGGAAGCGCGGATGAAGCGCCAGGACATCCTGGAACGAGACCCGGCACTGCATCTGTGGGTCGTCCTCGATGAGGCAGTGCTACGTAGGACAGTCGGGGACACCGAAACCATGGTTGAGCAGCTCAAGCACCTTCATGACGTCGCCCAGAGCCCCAACATCGACATCCAGGTCCTGCCGTTCAGCGCGGGAGCGCATGCCGCGGGTGCCGGGCATTTCGTGATCCTCGGGCGGGACGACGAACGAGAACCCCTCAACTCAATGGCGGTTGTTTACATCGAGATGCGTCGTCGCGGACTGTATCTGGACGATGCAGAGGACGTGAGTGCCTACAAGTTGACCTTCGACTACCTTCGTTCGCAGGCCGCCGACACACTTGCCTCGTCGCGGCTGATTGCCAGAGCACTACAGGAGCTGTCCTCATGA
- a CDS encoding peptidase inhibitor family I36 protein gives MRIRHLVVATAVALVATTAPAVAASPNVEPAQDVITDVLTPAEEAEVHAAADPDLKVDMYYNGEKIDPAGDWEGAQICAEVDEDGTMECFDDDTEANSRLASVAPTKEARQGAAAALTGQARQATGSASPLASDDCRNGWVCLWQDSNYRGRRLQWPTYDTSKTRHLDIYSPSFRDKASSAAVMRSQRGVTLYDFRSGLPDPRLILASGYTLWSNFSNYDYTYGGSWNDKADAILF, from the coding sequence GTGCGTATTCGTCATCTCGTTGTTGCCACCGCTGTGGCATTGGTCGCTACCACAGCGCCGGCGGTAGCCGCCTCGCCGAACGTGGAGCCAGCACAGGACGTCATCACTGACGTCCTGACGCCCGCGGAGGAGGCCGAGGTGCATGCCGCAGCCGATCCCGATCTCAAGGTGGACATGTACTACAACGGCGAGAAGATCGACCCGGCCGGCGACTGGGAGGGCGCCCAGATCTGCGCCGAGGTCGACGAGGACGGCACCATGGAGTGCTTCGATGACGACACCGAGGCCAACAGCCGTCTGGCCAGCGTCGCCCCCACCAAGGAGGCCCGACAGGGAGCCGCCGCTGCCCTCACCGGGCAGGCGAGACAGGCCACAGGCAGCGCCTCCCCGCTCGCCTCTGACGACTGCCGCAATGGGTGGGTCTGCCTCTGGCAGGACTCCAACTACAGGGGGCGCCGCCTGCAGTGGCCCACCTACGACACGTCCAAGACCCGCCACCTGGACATATACTCGCCCTCCTTCAGGGACAAAGCGTCCAGCGCGGCCGTCATGCGCTCTCAGCGTGGTGTCACCCTGTACGACTTCCGCTCCGGTCTGCCCGACCCCCGCCTGATCCTCGCCTCCGGCTACACCCTCTGGTCCAACTTCAGTAACTACGACTACACCTACGGCGGCAGCTGGAACGACAAGGCCGACGCCATCCTGTTCTGA
- a CDS encoding sodium:solute symporter family protein: MQTPTNLAAELRLPTNWLDYTILGIYFVVVLGIGFAARRSVKTSLDFFLSGRSLPAWVTGLAFVAANLGATEILGMAANSAQYGVYTTHWYWIGAIPAMVFLGLVMMPFYYGSKVRSVPEFLLLRFDKAAHLLSSILFAFAAVLIAGVNLYALAIVVEALLGWPEWVAIVVAGTFVLAYITLGGLSSAIYNEVLQFFVILAALIPLSVLGLKKVGGWDGLSDSLSKTHGADFMTSWGGTGIGSANPLGANWLTIVLGLGFVLSFGYWTTNFAEVQRALSAKNLSAAQRTPLIAAFPKIFIVFLVMIPGLVAAVLVPKIGTSGSDLQYNDAIPYLMEALLPNGVLGIAVTGLLAAFMAGMAANISSFNTVFTTDIWAKYVVKDREDDYYVRFGRLITAIGVMASIGTAFLASSFSNIMSYLQTLFSFFNVPMFVVFIIGMFWKRTSMKSGFWGLLAGTTAAMLNYFWIYKQGIIDIPSDQGANFVSAIAGFVAGAVVMIAVTLFTAPKPTEELQGLVYGTTSPGMEEPPAPGDEAWYRKPALLGWGAMILAAACYIPFSF; the protein is encoded by the coding sequence ATGCAAACCCCCACAAACCTGGCAGCCGAGCTGCGACTCCCCACGAACTGGCTCGACTACACGATCCTCGGCATCTACTTCGTCGTCGTGCTGGGCATCGGCTTCGCCGCCCGCAGATCGGTGAAGACCAGCCTCGACTTCTTCCTCTCCGGCCGCTCCCTGCCCGCCTGGGTCACCGGCCTCGCCTTCGTCGCCGCCAACCTGGGCGCCACCGAGATCCTCGGCATGGCCGCCAACAGCGCGCAGTACGGCGTCTACACCACTCACTGGTACTGGATCGGCGCCATCCCGGCCATGGTCTTCCTGGGCCTGGTGATGATGCCGTTCTACTACGGCAGCAAGGTCCGCTCGGTCCCGGAGTTCCTGCTCCTGCGCTTCGACAAGGCGGCGCACCTGCTCAGCTCGATCCTGTTCGCCTTCGCCGCCGTCCTGATCGCGGGCGTCAACCTCTACGCCCTCGCGATCGTGGTCGAAGCGCTGCTCGGCTGGCCGGAATGGGTCGCCATCGTCGTCGCCGGCACCTTCGTCCTCGCCTACATCACGCTCGGCGGCCTCTCCTCCGCGATCTACAACGAGGTCCTGCAGTTCTTCGTGATCCTGGCGGCGCTCATCCCCCTCTCCGTCCTCGGCCTGAAGAAGGTCGGCGGCTGGGACGGCCTGTCCGACTCCCTCAGCAAGACACACGGCGCCGACTTCATGACCTCATGGGGCGGCACGGGCATCGGCAGCGCCAACCCACTGGGCGCCAACTGGCTGACCATCGTGCTCGGCCTCGGCTTCGTCCTCTCCTTCGGCTACTGGACGACGAACTTCGCGGAGGTCCAGCGAGCCCTGTCGGCGAAGAACCTCTCGGCGGCCCAGCGCACCCCCCTCATCGCCGCCTTCCCGAAGATCTTCATCGTCTTCCTGGTGATGATCCCGGGCCTGGTGGCGGCCGTCCTGGTCCCGAAGATCGGCACGTCCGGCTCGGACCTCCAGTACAACGACGCGATCCCGTACCTGATGGAGGCCCTGCTCCCGAACGGCGTCCTCGGCATCGCGGTCACCGGCCTCCTCGCCGCCTTCATGGCGGGCATGGCGGCCAACATCTCGTCCTTCAACACGGTGTTCACGACCGACATCTGGGCGAAGTACGTAGTAAAGGACCGCGAGGACGACTACTACGTACGCTTCGGCCGCCTGATCACAGCGATAGGCGTCATGGCCTCCATCGGCACGGCGTTCCTGGCGTCGTCCTTCTCGAACATCATGAGCTACCTCCAGACGCTGTTCTCCTTCTTCAACGTCCCGATGTTCGTGGTCTTCATCATCGGCATGTTCTGGAAGCGGACGTCGATGAAGTCGGGCTTCTGGGGCCTGCTCGCCGGCACGACAGCCGCCATGCTGAACTACTTCTGGATCTACAAACAGGGCATCATCGACATCCCCTCCGACCAGGGCGCCAACTTCGTCTCCGCGATCGCGGGCTTCGTGGCGGGCGCGGTGGTCATGATCGCCGTAACCCTCTTCACGGCCCCCAAACCGACCGAGGAACTCCAGGGCCTGGTGTACGGCACCACGTCCCCCGGCATGGAGGAGCCGCCCGCGCCCGGCGACGAGGCCTGGTACCGCAAGCCGGCCCTGCTGGGCTGGGGCGCGATGATCCTGGCGGCCGCCTGCTACATCCCGTTCTCGTTCTGA
- a CDS encoding LuxR C-terminal-related transcriptional regulator, with protein MAPTGYRLRGRIGCDSAAARENGPQDPELLYVGLSDAGVARQLGLGHRTVQRRVGNLMGQLRVKGRVALGAKAQELGLVGSPGAIERPVSEAVPSGE; from the coding sequence GTGGCCCCGACCGGCTACCGCTTAAGAGGGAGGATTGGCTGTGACAGCGCCGCAGCTCGAGAAAACGGACCACAAGATCCTGAGCTGCTGTATGTAGGACTGAGCGACGCGGGGGTCGCACGGCAATTGGGACTCGGCCACCGGACTGTGCAGCGCCGCGTGGGGAACCTTATGGGCCAGCTCAGGGTCAAGGGCCGCGTGGCCTTGGGCGCGAAAGCGCAGGAACTGGGCCTGGTCGGCTCGCCGGGAGCCATAGAACGGCCGGTTTCAGAGGCGGTTCCGTCAGGGGAGTGA
- a CDS encoding cytochrome P450 yields MTSTAPPPIPRAEGSFPFIGHALKMRDNLGFIDSLRETREPLVEIVLQPGTRTVVVQDPALIHQMLKALAPTLDKGRLYDKLGQLLGDSVVTATGRTHVRKRRQVQPAFAHTEINRYVDIMRAEVAATVAGWEPGRTLDVREAMVGLSLDMLAKTVFAGSLDDAVFRRLRSDLSVVLNDVGVRIMLPDWAERLPLPFNRRFDRARAGVRATINTAVDELQASGHDTGDMLSMLLRAVDEETGEPLTGHQICSEILTLAVAGTETTASVLSWTLYELARHPGIEARVLAELDEVLGERPVALDDVTRLPYLNRVITETLRLHHPGWLVTRRTTEETRLGEWTLPAGTELAYCQHALHRDPERFPDPHTYDPDRWTDPAQEPPPGAFLPFGDGKHKCMGDRLALTEMVTALATMLRSVRLELAEGQVIRQVARLTVRPRSLRMTVRPRNRPDPGSA; encoded by the coding sequence GTGACGTCCACTGCGCCTCCCCCAATACCCCGAGCCGAAGGATCGTTTCCATTCATCGGCCACGCTCTGAAAATGCGCGACAACCTAGGCTTCATCGACTCGCTGCGCGAGACACGGGAACCACTCGTCGAGATCGTCCTGCAACCCGGGACGCGCACCGTCGTGGTCCAGGACCCGGCCCTGATTCACCAGATGCTCAAGGCCCTGGCGCCCACCCTCGACAAGGGCCGGCTCTACGACAAGCTGGGCCAACTGCTGGGCGACAGCGTCGTCACCGCCACCGGCCGGACCCACGTACGCAAACGCCGCCAGGTGCAACCAGCGTTCGCCCACACCGAGATCAACCGGTACGTCGACATCATGCGTGCCGAGGTGGCCGCCACGGTCGCCGGCTGGGAGCCCGGGCGGACCCTCGACGTACGCGAGGCGATGGTCGGGCTCAGCCTCGACATGCTGGCCAAGACGGTGTTCGCCGGCAGCCTCGACGACGCCGTCTTCCGCCGGCTGCGCAGCGACCTGTCGGTGGTGCTGAACGACGTCGGTGTGCGCATCATGCTGCCCGACTGGGCCGAGCGCCTGCCGCTGCCCTTCAACCGCCGCTTCGACCGGGCCCGGGCCGGCGTGCGCGCCACCATCAACACCGCCGTCGACGAACTGCAGGCCTCCGGGCACGACACCGGGGACATGCTCTCCATGCTGCTGCGCGCCGTCGACGAGGAGACCGGCGAGCCACTGACCGGGCATCAGATCTGCTCCGAGATCCTCACCCTGGCCGTGGCGGGCACCGAGACCACCGCGTCGGTGCTGTCCTGGACCCTGTACGAACTCGCCCGCCACCCCGGCATCGAGGCCCGGGTCCTGGCCGAGCTGGACGAAGTCCTCGGCGAACGGCCGGTCGCCCTCGACGACGTGACCCGGCTGCCGTACCTGAACCGGGTGATCACCGAGACCCTGCGGCTGCACCACCCCGGCTGGCTGGTCACCCGCCGCACCACCGAGGAGACCCGGCTCGGCGAGTGGACGCTGCCCGCCGGCACCGAACTGGCCTACTGCCAGCACGCCCTGCACCGCGACCCCGAGCGCTTCCCCGACCCGCACACCTATGACCCGGACCGGTGGACCGACCCCGCGCAGGAGCCTCCGCCGGGCGCGTTCCTGCCCTTCGGGGACGGCAAGCACAAGTGCATGGGGGACCGCCTCGCCCTCACCGAGATGGTCACGGCGCTCGCGACGATGCTGCGTTCGGTACGGCTGGAACTCGCCGAGGGCCAGGTCATCCGCCAGGTCGCCCGGCTCACCGTACGGCCGCGCAGCCTGCGGATGACCGTCCGCCCCCGGAACCGTCCCGATCCGGGGTCGGCCTAG
- the galE gene encoding UDP-glucose 4-epimerase GalE: MSGKYLVTGGAGYVGSVVAQHLLEAGHEVVVLDNLTTGFREGVPAGATFVEGDIRDAAKWLDSSFDAVLHFAAFSQVGESVVKPEKYWDNNVGGTMTLLAAMREAGVRKLVFSSTAATYGEPEQVPIVETAPTKPTNPYGASKLAVDHMITGEAAAHGLGAVSLRYFNVAGAYGTQSNVIVGERHDPESHLIPLVLQVAQGKRDAISVFGDDYPTPDGTCVRDYIHVADLAEAHLLALKAAQPGEHLICNLGNGNGFSVREVIETVRTVTGHPIPEIVAPRRGGDPAVLVASADTAREKLGWNPSRADLAGIVADAWDFAQRRGK; this comes from the coding sequence ATGAGCGGTAAGTACCTGGTCACCGGTGGCGCGGGCTACGTCGGCAGCGTGGTCGCCCAGCATCTGCTGGAGGCCGGCCACGAGGTCGTCGTACTAGACAACCTGACGACCGGCTTCCGCGAGGGCGTCCCGGCCGGTGCCACCTTCGTCGAGGGTGACATCCGGGACGCCGCCAAATGGCTGGACTCCTCCTTCGACGCCGTCCTGCACTTCGCCGCCTTCTCCCAGGTCGGCGAGTCGGTCGTCAAGCCCGAGAAGTACTGGGACAACAACGTCGGCGGCACGATGACGCTGCTCGCCGCCATGCGCGAGGCGGGCGTGCGCAAGCTGGTCTTCTCCTCCACGGCGGCGACCTACGGCGAGCCGGAGCAGGTGCCGATCGTCGAGACGGCACCCACGAAGCCCACCAACCCGTACGGCGCCTCGAAGCTCGCCGTCGACCACATGATCACCGGCGAGGCGGCGGCCCACGGCCTCGGCGCCGTGTCGCTGCGCTACTTCAACGTGGCGGGCGCGTACGGCACGCAGTCGAATGTCATCGTCGGCGAGCGGCACGACCCCGAGTCGCACCTCATCCCGCTGGTCCTCCAGGTCGCGCAGGGCAAGCGGGACGCCATCTCCGTCTTCGGCGACGACTACCCGACGCCGGACGGCACCTGCGTCCGCGACTACATCCACGTCGCCGACCTGGCCGAGGCCCACCTGCTGGCGCTCAAGGCCGCCCAGCCGGGCGAGCACCTGATCTGCAACCTCGGCAACGGCAACGGCTTCTCCGTCCGCGAGGTCATCGAGACCGTCCGCACGGTCACCGGCCACCCGATCCCCGAGATCGTGGCCCCCCGCCGCGGCGGCGACCCGGCGGTCCTGGTGGCGTCCGCCGACACCGCCCGCGAGAAGCTGGGCTGGAACCCGTCCCGCGCGGACCTCGCGGGGATCGTCGCGGACGCGTGGGACTTCGCGCAGCGACGCGGCAAGTAG
- the galT gene encoding galactose-1-phosphate uridylyltransferase: protein MKKTSTRLADGRELIYYDLRDDTVRDAVDRRPLERTVTTSEVRRDPLLGDSVAIASHRQGRTYHPPADECPLCPSQGERLSEIPDSSYDAVVFENRFPSLAGDSGRCEVVCFTSDHNAAFADLTEEQAGLVLEAWTDRTSELSHLPSVEQVFCFENRGAEIGVTLGHPHGQIYAYPFTTPRTALMLRSVATHKEATGGENLFDAVLEQELADERVVLEGEHWVAFVPYAAHWPYEVHLYPKRRVPDLLGLDEDARTEFPKVYLELLRRFDRIFGEGEPPTPYIAAWHQAPFGQLEEFEGVSRDDFALHLELFTIRRTSGKLKFLAGSESGMNVFINDVPPERAAERLREVASS, encoded by the coding sequence GTGAAGAAGACCTCGACCCGGCTGGCCGACGGTCGCGAGCTCATCTACTACGACCTGCGGGACGACACCGTGCGGGACGCCGTCGACCGGCGCCCGCTGGAGCGGACCGTGACGACGTCCGAGGTCCGCCGCGATCCCCTGCTCGGCGACTCCGTCGCCATCGCCTCGCACCGGCAGGGGCGTACCTACCATCCGCCGGCCGACGAGTGCCCCCTGTGCCCGTCCCAGGGCGAGCGGCTGAGCGAGATCCCGGACTCCTCGTACGACGCCGTGGTCTTCGAGAACCGTTTCCCCTCCCTCGCCGGCGACTCCGGCCGCTGTGAGGTCGTCTGCTTCACCTCCGACCACAACGCGGCCTTCGCCGACCTGACGGAGGAGCAGGCAGGGCTGGTCCTGGAGGCGTGGACCGACCGGACGTCGGAGTTGTCGCATCTCCCCTCCGTGGAGCAGGTGTTCTGCTTCGAGAACCGCGGCGCCGAGATCGGTGTGACGCTGGGCCATCCGCACGGGCAGATCTACGCCTACCCGTTCACCACGCCGCGCACCGCGCTGATGCTGCGTTCTGTCGCAACTCACAAGGAGGCGACCGGAGGTGAGAACCTCTTCGACGCCGTCCTGGAGCAGGAGCTCGCCGACGAGCGGGTCGTCCTGGAGGGCGAACACTGGGTCGCCTTCGTGCCGTACGCGGCGCACTGGCCGTACGAGGTCCACCTGTACCCGAAGCGTCGCGTGCCCGATCTGCTCGGGCTCGACGAGGACGCGCGCACAGAGTTCCCCAAGGTGTATCTGGAACTCTTGAGGCGCTTCGACCGGATCTTCGGTGAGGGGGAGCCTCCGACGCCTTACATCGCCGCCTGGCACCAGGCGCCGTTCGGGCAGCTGGAGGAGTTCGAGGGTGTCAGCCGTGACGACTTCGCGCTGCACCTCGAGCTTTTCACCATTCGCCGCACCTCCGGCAAGCTGAAGTTCCTCGCGGGTTCCGAATCCGGTATGAACGTGTTCATCAACGACGTGCCGCCGGAACGCGCGGCCGAGCGACTGCGAGAGGTAGCGAGTTCATGA
- a CDS encoding DUF397 domain-containing protein yields MTDISTPLAESAARAWFKSSHSGGEGNECVEIADLRTRVAVRDSKILHGATLTVSPSAFAVFVEGVAKGWRGNSPS; encoded by the coding sequence ATGACCGACATATCGACTCCCCTGGCCGAGTCGGCGGCCAGGGCCTGGTTCAAGAGCAGCCACAGCGGCGGCGAAGGCAACGAGTGCGTGGAGATCGCCGACCTCCGAACCCGTGTGGCTGTCCGGGACTCGAAGATCCTCCACGGGGCCACGCTCACGGTCTCGCCCAGCGCCTTCGCCGTGTTCGTCGAGGGGGTGGCGAAAGGCTGGCGCGGCAACTCACCGTCGTAG
- a CDS encoding glycoside hydrolase domain-containing protein, whose protein sequence is MADEMVLQAQKFVNKVYGSRIGMTVEENGRTGWPVMYALTRALQWELGVSALSNNFGPTTVTTLQSKHPKINASTAPSADLVRIIQSGLYCKGYDGGGIDGKYSDRVASSIAQLKANMGVDKTYPGSDLVPKVFKGLLNMDAYVTVNNGSEAIRSIQQWLNWRYVNRQDFFIIPCDGHHSRDVAKSLLFAIQYELGMADGTANGNFGPGTQAGLKNHTVAVGTTGTWATLFTAAMILNGRNVPFGNFTGDVKAGVQAFQSFVKLPVTGIGDYQTWASLVVSHGDQSRRGEACDGVTMITPARAKTLKAEGIKYIGRYLYNPDPTPSGDLKHKEIQPGELKTIADNGLRCFPIFQTFADSAKYFSPSQGTADARLAVAQASKHGFRHGTRIFFAVDYDTQDAEVTEFVIPYFQSIAREMTYLDGAYLVGVYGTRNVCSRVSAAGHTSASFVSDMSSGYSGNLGYSMPANWAYDQIVTRTLGSGDGAIEVDHNIASGRDIGQSSFDPAPAGVPLDAELPVEVHEALLTEIRQTMVGLGIGETSSNTKWSTKESLDLVLHNDALITGMARALKMRKSLIQVPVLWETRHYDTFKDYTGDLGVRVYHSGVQTVPPVADSYIKRDSSTGPGQIFAATAINARNQAIMDGVLGGATQNPNSDSDVWAIWQKLNEDPEFNIRQVGYVHRYHAAKYGVARPSLLSSPDDVLKYLKYYQGDNANAESEAEKRLKVYAIFEKYNAIARGDSL, encoded by the coding sequence ATGGCCGACGAGATGGTTCTCCAGGCACAGAAGTTCGTCAACAAGGTCTATGGCAGCAGAATCGGCATGACCGTCGAGGAGAACGGCAGAACCGGATGGCCGGTAATGTACGCCCTCACCCGAGCCCTCCAGTGGGAACTCGGGGTCAGCGCCTTGTCGAACAACTTCGGCCCCACCACCGTAACCACGCTCCAGTCGAAGCACCCCAAAATCAACGCGTCCACAGCGCCATCCGCCGACTTAGTGCGCATCATCCAGTCAGGTCTGTACTGCAAGGGCTACGATGGTGGTGGCATCGACGGCAAGTACAGCGACCGTGTCGCCTCGTCGATTGCCCAACTCAAGGCAAACATGGGTGTCGACAAGACGTACCCAGGCTCCGACCTGGTGCCGAAGGTGTTCAAAGGCTTGCTCAACATGGACGCCTACGTCACCGTCAACAACGGATCTGAAGCCATCCGATCGATCCAGCAGTGGCTCAACTGGCGATACGTAAACCGCCAGGACTTCTTCATCATCCCGTGCGACGGCCACCACTCTCGCGATGTCGCCAAGTCCCTTCTCTTCGCCATCCAGTACGAGTTGGGAATGGCGGATGGCACAGCCAACGGCAACTTCGGCCCCGGCACGCAGGCCGGCTTGAAGAACCACACCGTTGCCGTCGGCACCACCGGCACGTGGGCAACCCTGTTCACCGCGGCAATGATTCTCAACGGGCGCAACGTTCCGTTCGGCAACTTCACGGGCGACGTGAAGGCCGGCGTCCAAGCGTTTCAGTCGTTCGTGAAGCTCCCCGTCACTGGAATCGGCGACTACCAGACGTGGGCCTCGCTGGTGGTCTCGCACGGCGACCAGTCCCGCAGGGGCGAAGCCTGCGACGGAGTCACGATGATCACTCCGGCGCGGGCGAAGACGCTGAAGGCCGAGGGCATCAAGTACATCGGCCGCTACCTGTACAACCCGGACCCCACCCCCAGCGGGGACCTGAAGCACAAGGAGATCCAGCCGGGAGAACTGAAGACGATCGCCGACAACGGGCTGCGCTGCTTCCCGATCTTCCAGACCTTCGCCGACTCTGCCAAGTACTTCAGTCCGTCCCAGGGAACAGCCGACGCCCGGCTGGCAGTCGCCCAGGCGTCGAAGCACGGCTTCAGGCACGGCACACGGATCTTCTTCGCCGTCGACTACGACACCCAGGATGCGGAGGTCACCGAATTCGTTATCCCCTACTTCCAGTCCATCGCTCGTGAGATGACTTATCTCGACGGCGCGTACCTGGTGGGCGTGTATGGGACCCGAAATGTGTGCTCTCGCGTCTCCGCCGCCGGACACACTTCCGCATCGTTCGTGTCCGACATGTCGTCCGGTTACTCCGGGAATCTCGGCTACTCCATGCCCGCCAACTGGGCGTACGACCAGATCGTCACGCGGACCCTTGGTTCCGGTGACGGAGCAATCGAAGTCGATCACAACATCGCTTCCGGGCGGGACATCGGGCAGAGCAGCTTCGACCCGGCCCCCGCCGGGGTGCCTCTCGATGCCGAGCTTCCCGTGGAGGTGCACGAGGCGCTTCTGACCGAGATCCGTCAGACGATGGTGGGTCTTGGCATCGGGGAGACGTCGTCGAACACCAAGTGGTCGACCAAGGAAAGCCTCGACCTGGTGCTGCACAATGACGCACTGATCACCGGTATGGCCCGTGCATTGAAGATGCGTAAGTCTTTGATCCAGGTTCCCGTGCTCTGGGAGACTCGCCACTATGACACGTTCAAGGACTACACGGGCGATCTCGGTGTGCGTGTCTACCACTCGGGTGTGCAGACGGTGCCGCCCGTCGCCGACAGCTACATCAAGCGGGACTCCAGCACTGGCCCTGGCCAGATCTTCGCCGCTACCGCCATCAATGCGCGCAACCAGGCCATCATGGACGGCGTCCTCGGCGGCGCGACACAGAATCCCAACAGCGACAGCGACGTGTGGGCGATCTGGCAGAAGCTTAACGAGGATCCCGAGTTCAATATCCGACAGGTCGGATATGTGCATCGCTATCATGCTGCCAAGTACGGCGTTGCGCGCCCGAGCCTGCTTTCCTCGCCCGACGACGTGTTGAAGTACCTCAAGTACTACCAGGGTGACAACGCGAACGCTGAGAGCGAGGCTGAGAAGAGGCTCAAGGTGTACGCGATCTTCGAGAAGTACAACGCGATCGCCCGAGGCGACAGCTTGTGA
- a CDS encoding HNH endonuclease family protein: protein MKHEQRRRTWGLAGAVLAVMLTGCSAVTEPTPDASGVTPAGAAAPTEGSAAGAAEGGQAEVASKLPGLPTAEEARTALDGLRVAAQGSMAGYSRAKFANWSSQGDSCDTREMVLQRDGTDVQRDDECRAVSGKWVSVYENKTFTAAADLDIDHTVPLANAWRSGADTWTQVEREAFANDLTHPQLLAVSAATIRSKGDQGPDQWQPPNLSYWCTYGRSWTIVKATYKLTVTQDEKAMLTKMLDTCTP from the coding sequence GTGAAGCATGAGCAGCGGCGACGGACGTGGGGCCTGGCAGGGGCCGTCCTGGCCGTCATGCTGACAGGGTGTTCGGCGGTGACCGAGCCGACTCCCGACGCCAGCGGCGTCACCCCTGCGGGCGCCGCCGCTCCCACTGAAGGCAGCGCAGCAGGAGCAGCAGAAGGTGGGCAGGCGGAGGTAGCGTCGAAGCTACCGGGGCTGCCAACCGCCGAAGAGGCCCGCACCGCGCTGGATGGTCTGAGAGTGGCGGCTCAGGGGTCGATGGCGGGTTACAGCCGCGCGAAGTTCGCCAACTGGTCCTCCCAGGGCGACAGCTGTGACACCCGCGAAATGGTTCTTCAGCGCGACGGCACCGATGTGCAGCGCGATGACGAGTGCCGGGCCGTGTCCGGGAAATGGGTGAGCGTCTACGAGAACAAGACCTTCACCGCCGCTGCCGACCTCGACATCGACCACACTGTGCCCCTGGCCAACGCCTGGCGTTCTGGCGCCGACACCTGGACACAGGTCGAGCGCGAAGCCTTCGCCAACGACCTCACCCATCCGCAGCTGCTGGCCGTATCCGCCGCCACGATCCGCTCGAAGGGCGACCAGGGGCCGGACCAGTGGCAGCCACCGAATCTGTCCTACTGGTGCACCTACGGCCGCTCTTGGACCATCGTCAAAGCCACCTACAAACTGACCGTCACCCAGGACGAGAAAGCCATGCTCACCAAGATGTTGGACACCTGCACCCCATGA